Proteins found in one Plasmodium malariae genome assembly, chromosome: 13 genomic segment:
- the PmUG01_13010900 gene encoding Plasmodium exported protein, unknown function, translated as MDVSPFELNYRYSRNLYELCTSEKEYIGSNNNKETSEDLVFDSFSNISDSLKAFDRHQVNGILLHNNMDVDRMSDVSLYSCRLSELGEELYDYECQLNEEEIDVMINSLKPIPSKSDLLNIWRLVCRYENYKFLELINHFFSLYCSIKHKYHVKKGSFRKNIWENYNNVIKELPCTEAYYNERLNNYINEKSLTREEYKAFVEEYRNVVKELREDLFSRCQIEVAQVMELPQWKLA; from the coding sequence ATGGATGTTTCACCATTTGAGCTAAATTACAGGTATTCAAGGAATTTATACGAGTTATGTACAAGTGAGAAGGAATATATaggtagtaataataataaagaaactTCAGAAGATTTAGTATTTGATTCATTTAGTAATATTTCTGACTCATTAAAAGCATTTGATAGACATCAGGTAAATGgcatattattacataacaACATGGATGTAGACCGTATGTCAGATGTGAGTTTATATAGTTGTAGATTGTCTGAATTAGGAGAAGAATTATACGATTACGAATGTCAGttaaatgaagaagaaataGATGTAATGATCAATTCTTTAAAGCCTATACCATCGAAGAGTGATCTTCTAAATATATGGAGACTTGTATGCAGGTACGAGAATTATAAATTCCTTGAACttataaatcattttttttctttatattgtagtataaaacacaaatatcatgtaaaaaaaggaagttttagaaaaaatatatgggaaaattataataatgttattaaaGAACTACCGTGCACTGAGGCATACTATAATGAACGTCttaataattacattaatGAGAAATCATTGACAAGAGAAGAGTATAAGGCTTTTGTTGAAGAGTATAGAAATGTGGTTAAGGAATTAAGAGAAGATTTATTTAGTAGGTGTCAAATAGAAGTAGCTCAAGTTATGGAATTACCACAGTGGAAGTTAGCGTGA